TTTTCAGCAGTTCCAAATCCGCTTGTGACCTTAAATTATGAAAAGGAAATGGAAGTTAGAATTAGTGAAGCTATTGCATCCTCTCTAATGGGAAAGCTGCAGGAACTTATTTGTAGCACGATGGCAGGAAAGACTGCCCAGACTCAAGCTCAGGAGGAACCGGTGCCACCCGAGCAGTTACGACAGACCCGACCGTAGGATAGAGACATGCAGGGCCTATCTCTTGATGCTAAGAATTTGAAGGATTTCTGGAAGTATGACCCTCACCTCTTTGATGGATCCTTGGGGGACCCCACCAAAGCAAAGATGTGGTTGTCATCTATTGAGACAATATTCCGTTTTATGTGGTATCCGGAAGAGCAGAAGCTTCAATGCACAGTCTTCATATTGATTGGTAATGTGGAAATCTGGTGGCGTTCAGCAGAAAATATGATTGATACTGGTGGTGAACTTGCAACCTGGGAGCAGTTAAAGGAGCGCTTTTATGAGAAGTACTTTTCGGCCAACACCTGATACAACAAACAGGTAGAATTCTTGAACTTGAGGCAAGGAGTTATTTCGGTGGACGAATACGAGCAAGAATTCGATAAGCTGTCTCGCTTTGCTCCTGAACTAGTAGTCACCGAGGCAGCAAGGACAAAGAGATTCATCTAGGGCCAAGGGGCGGACTGCGAGGAATAGTGCATGCCTTGGATCTCAAGATGTATGTTGCGGCACTACGGGCTGCCATGAGGGTTGATGTCGACTCCCAGGTGGGAGAGGAATACAGGAGGTCGCTTGGGATTGGGACCTCCATAGGTCAGAAAAGGAAGGTTGAACATAGGACTCCTGAGCATCAGTAGAGGAGCCAGAACACAGTGAATGGATAGACCGATATGTACCACTTGTTGTAAGCAACATTGGAGACGTTGTCTATCTGGCTCTGTGATCTGTTTTCGATGTGGCCAGAAGGGACATATGTCAGATAGATGCTCGAGGAGGAACGCGCCTGAACACAGGGACCAGCCCGTAAGTTCATTTAAGGGAGGCCCGAGTCGTCAGCAACAGCAGGGTAGGGTGTTTTCTACCACACGACATGAGGCCGAGAAGTCAGGCATCATGGTGATAAGTACACTTCCCATTTTGGGACACTATGCTTTAGTTTTATTTGACTCTGGCTCTTCGCATTCCTTTATTTCTGCTGTATTTGTGAGGCATGCCATGATAGACTCAGAATCTTTTCCATTTACATTGTCCATTTCCACTCCATCAGGAGAGTTCATGTTAGATatagaaaagataaaagcatgtcaaGTAGAGGTAGCCAATCGTGCATTAGATGTAACCttaataattttagatataCGCGATTTTGATGTGTTATTAGGCATAGATTGGTTAGCTACTAATCATGCCAGCATAGATTGCTCCCATAAGCAGGTCATCTTTAACCCTCCTACAGGAGCCAGTTTTAAGTTTAGAGGGGTTGGGACCGTAGTTCTACCCATAGTGATTTCCGCATTGAAGACCGGTAGACTATACGACCAAGTAGCCTGGGGCTTTATGGCTAGTGTGGTGGACACTAGAGAGACTGAAGTCACCTTGACTTTGGAGCCAGTAGTGAGGGATTTTCCAGACGTTTTTCCAGAAGATCTTCTCGGACTGCCCCCACAGCGGGAGGTAGATTTTGCTATTGAGTTAGAGCCAGGCACAACCTCTATTTCGAAGGCTCCATACACGATGGCCCCAGCAGAGTTGAAGGAACTAAAGTTCCAATTGCAGGAGTTGTTGGACAAGTGGTGCACTTATTTTGTTTGTAAAGGTTGAGGTAGTTACGAGTTGGGCTCGTCCAACCACAGTCAGTGAGGTGCACATTTTCTTGGGGTTAGCAGGctactatagacgatttgtaaAGAACCTC
This genomic window from Benincasa hispida cultivar B227 chromosome 4, ASM972705v1, whole genome shotgun sequence contains:
- the LOC120076265 gene encoding uncharacterized protein LOC120076265, whose translation is MQGLSLDAKNLKDFWKYDPHLFDGSLGDPTKAKMWLSSIETIFRFMWYPEEQKLQCTVFILIGNVEIWWRSAENMIDTGGELATWEQLKERFYENHRGSKDKEIHLGPRGGLRGIVHALDLKMYVAALRAAMRVDVDSQVGEEYRRSLGIGTSIGQKRKKGHMSDRCSRRNAPEHRDQPVSSFKGGPSRQQQQGRVFSTTRHEAEKSGIMVISTLPILGHYALVLFDSGSSHSFISAVFVRHAMIDSESFPFTLSISTPSGEFMLDIEKIKACQVEVANRALDVTLIILDIRDFDVLLGIDWLATNHASIDCSHKQVIFNPPTGASFKFRGVGTVVLPIVISALKTGRLYDQVAWGFMASVVDTRETEVTLTLEPVVRDFPDVFPEDLLGLPPQREVDFAIELEPGTTSISKAPYTMAPAELKELKFQLQELLDKWCTYFVCKG